ATTGATTCATTAGATTTATCTAATGTTCTTAATTTCATAAAATAATCCATAGCTTTACTTCTTTGCGTAACGTGAGTTAAGTAAGTTTTATTGTGTATTTTCTTAGACAGGATTGATTTACAAGATTAACAGGATTATGTATTACATCATGTAAATCCTGTTAAATTTGTCCTAAAATTTTTTAGCTTTTACATAGAATTTTACTTCATTGTTTAGGAATAACATTGTAAGAAAGCTTAATCCAATTTTGTTCAAAGGTAGTTAGTATTTCTGAATTCACATCTGTTTGTGTATCAAATATTTCTTTGGAAGACTTAGGAAGAATAAAATAAATCAACTGGATAACAAATCCCGTATCTTCAATGGCAATAAAGCTAACGATTGACTTTTCTTTTTCGATATTTTTATTTTTCTCCAAAATTCCTTTGATAAAAAGAATTGCTTCATTTACCTTGGTGTAATTGTTAGTATGCGCAAGCTTAATCGTCTGCACAATTTTTCGAGTTGGCTCTGAAGAAATATTTTCCACCGGATTATCAATGAAAGCAGAGTTAGGGATTGTTAGCCGCCGCCCATCCATCGTTTCTAATTTTGTAGTGCGTAAACCAATATCATGAATCTTCCCATCCACCCCTTTCACTTTCACACGATCGCCTTTGACAAATGGCTTGTCGATAAATATCGTTAATCCGCCAAACATATTCGAGACTGTATCCTTTGCGGCTATCGCAAATGCAAGACCTCCAATACCAAGTCCGGCAAGCACCGCACCTACATCATAGCCTGCGTTGTTAAGACCAACGATTATACCAAGAGCCCAGATGGTAAATGCAGTTCCCTTTTGCACAATCGGAACGATAATATCATCCAAGTCATTTTCTGTTTCTTCGGAAAGAGGAACTAGATAATTTTCAAATAGAGAATTCACAAGTCTTTCAATCAACCAGGCTACATTTAAAATAAATAAAAATTGAAATACTTTTCCTTTCAGAGAATCAACGGCAGGTGATACAGTGAGCACTTCAAAGGCAAAATGAAATCCGATGAGGATAACAGCTAACGAAACAGGCTCTTCCATCATATCAACAATGATATCGTCTATCCTAGTCTTGGTTTTGGAAGTTAGACGCGCTATCGTATGCTTAAAAAGCCAATAAAGAATTTTCGCAATAACAAGCGAGCTAAGTATAATTACAGCCGCAATCAACCAATCCGAAATCAAATTCCCATAAAACGTCTTCTGAAAAAACTCAAAGTTCATAATTTCTCCTATTGAACACTGTCACCTCGAACAGTTTCCACCCTTTCGCTTTGCTCACCTACCGCCAAGCGATGTGAGAGGTCTATCTGGCAAAAAAATAAAAAAATTTCCTAGTTCTAAGAACTAAGGTAGATTTCTCACGATGAGGCAGTTCGAAATGACAGTAATAACTCCTCATTCATAATTCATAATTAACTCTACTCCCATTCTATCGTGCCGGGGGGCTTATGGGTAATGTCATAGAATACATACGAAATATTTTTCACTTTTTGAATTTTAGCGCATAATGCTTGTAATACGTTTCTATCCATTGGATAAAAATTTGCGGTCATTGCTTCCTGGGACTCGACCGGACGAAGAACGATGCTAAATTTTCCAAGTTCTGATCCGACGGGCACGAGGACAACAGGCATTTGCCAGATGGCTTCGACTAAGTTGTTTTCAACCAGGTGATTCCATACTATATCATCCACTTCTCTTAAAATATCTGAGTGAGAACGATCTAGTTCTACTTTCGAAAAATGAAATTCTACTTTAGATAAATCTTTTACAAAAGGAAGTAAAACAATTCGGTTTACTCCTTTTACAAGGTTTGTAATAAGACTAGAGGCTTCGTCGTATTTGCCCCAATCAGCAAGAGAATCACTTAAAACCACACAGGCACTATAACTTCTCTGGTCACCCTGCACACCTACCGATTGAACAGGAAGAATTTTAGAGTGAAGCTGTGGATAACGAGAAATTACCTTTTCTAATCCTTCCTGGTTATTAAACCCATGATACTCATGAGAAGAAAGCATTCGAACAGCGAGTCCGGGTCCCGGAAATGGATGACGGATAACCCAGTTTTTTTCTAGTCCTAGCATCGTTCCAAGTTCACGCACTTCGTCTTTATATAAATCTCGAATTGGTTCGAGGACTCTTCCCTTTTCCATTAGATCAAGCACCGCTTGCACACGGTTGTGGTGAGTTTTGATTTTATGAGAGTGCTTGGTTCCACCGCTTTCAATTGTATCGGGGTAAATAGTGCCTTGCCCCAAAAGCCATTTGGATTCCGCCAAATGGAATTTATCGGCTACATCGTTTTTACAATCAATAAATAGCTGACCAATAATCTTTCGTTTTTCTTCCGGCTCCGATTTTTGATGTAGAGCAGAATAGAATCTCTCCGATTCATCTGAGACGAGTAGGTCAACGCCTAAGTCATGCAGTTTATGACGGAGATTTTCAACTTCATTGAATCGCATAAATCCAGTGTCGATTAACAACCCTTTGACTCTCTCAGCACCGAGCGCTTTCGCGAGTAGCAAATAGGATACTGTAGAATCAACTCCACCGGAAATAAGCATGAACACATTATTGTCTTTAGCCTCCGCTTTGATTTCAGAAATCTTAGCTTCTAAAAATTGCTGTATGCTCCATGTGTTAGAAAGCCCACAAATGGAAATGAAATTTCCGAGAAACACTAATCCTTTTTCGGAGTGAGTGACTTCGGGATGAAATTGGATACCATAGATTTTTTTTGTGTCGTTAAATACTCCCGCATAACGGCAATGATCCGTTCGACCGAATGGCTTAAACCCGGAAGGAAGTGCAACTACTTCGTCTCCATGGCTCATCCAGATTTTTTCTTTAGCAGTAAATCCATTTACGATAAACGGTGTGTTATCCTCAACTTCTAAGATTGCAGGACCATACTCTCTGTTAGCCGACGATTCTACTTTGCCACCTAGAATTTTCATAATGAGTTGATGTCCGTAGCAAATTCCTAAAATCGGAATGCCTAGCTCTAATACTTTAGAGTCAATCTGCGGGGAATCTTTTTCGTATACGCTATTCGGTCCGCCGGAGAGAATTAATCCTGCGTATTCTTTATACTTTTCTAAACTCTCTTCGTTCGAAAGAATTTCTGTGTATGCTCCGAGCCTTCGAACTCTTGAGGAAATTAAATGAGCGTATTGCCCGCCAAAATCTACGACGCCTAATTTTTTACTATGATTCATACAATCCCTGAAAATTATTGATACAATAAATTAACCAATCACCAAAGGTAACCAATGAAAAAAACAATCTCATCCTATGAAGGAAAACAAGCCTCTATTCGCGATTTAAAAACCCCTGAGCTGGAAACATTTACTAATATTTATAAGGGTAATGATTACACAATTGATTTTACGATTCCAGAATTCACTGCCATCTGCCCTAAGACGGGTCTACCTGATTTCGGAACCATTCATATCAGCTATACTCCAAACGCAGAATGTATTGAACTCAAGAGTCTTAAAGAATATATTTTATTTTTTCGAAATGTTGGAATCTTTCACGAAAACGTAGTCAACAAAATCTACGATGATTTTAAATCAGCGATCAAACCAAAACATCTAAAAGTATTTGGTGACTTCAGTGTGCGAGGTGGAATTAAAACAACAGTCAAGCGTGAATCGTAATTGTATTTAAAAATATCACCAATAAAAATGATAAGAATTTTTATGACTTTTAACTTCTACAAAGTTCTAGATCTGTATCAATGTAATCCCCGTCAATAGTTCGGGGGTTGGAAAATAATTTCATCGAATAAACCGCATTCGCCACAATTCTTTTTTAAACTGATTCTCAATTAATATCCGTAAGTTTTTTATCGTCTAACAAATGCTATTCAATAAAAAGACTATACATGTTTCCTCTTTAATTTAAATTACGTTAATTATTTATTTTTTCACTAAAAAAGAAACAGAAAAAGCAAGGGAATTCGCTAGTGCACATCAATCCATCCATTCCCATTTTGTTAGTCGAAGACGACGAAATGCTAAGTATCGTAACAAAAGAATCTCTACGAAAATTCGGATACTCTGTTTTTACCGCAAATACTGCGACTAAGGCAATTAAAGAAATTCAAACTAACTCTGCAATTTCTATTGTGTTAATGGATATTGATCTTGGCTCTGAAATGGATGGAATCGAAACGGCTAATATTATTTTATCGCAAAGAGATATTCCTTTAATATTTATTTCTAGTCACACCGATGTTGAAACTGTTCAAAAAAAAGAAGCAATCAACTGTTATGGTTATATACTAAAGAATTCCGCTCCTATCATTTTAAATACAACAATCAAGATGACTATAAAACTTTTTGAAGCAAAGCAAAAAGCGAGGGAAACGGAGATTACCCTCAAACAGAGCGAAGCTCATTATCGATTTCTGTTTGAACATGGAAATGATGCAATTCTGATTGTGGATTCAAATTCAAAATTTGCGGACGCAAACCCGGCAGCTTGTAACCTACTCGGCTATACGCATGATGAGCTTTTAAATTTATCGATTCCAGATACGCAACTTCCAGAAGATTTAGTAGAACAACGACTCCGACTCGATGAATTGAGGATGAAAGGAAAAGCAATTAATATTCGCAGGTTTAGGCGTAAAGATGGAAGTATTTTCTTGGGGGAAACGAATGCGTTACTCCGACCTGATAATTTTATACAAGCTACGATTCGAGATGTTACTGATCAAAAAAATAAAGAAGAATTAATTGAAACATTTAATAAAAGAATTCAAAAAGCACATGTTGAATTGCTGCAAAGACAGTTTGCGATTGATGAACATGCAATTGTAGCAATCACTGATATTCGTGGAACAATTCTTTATGTAAACGAAAAGTTTTGTGAAATTTCTCAATATACCGGAGAAGAGCTATTAGGAAATAACCATCGCATTATAAATTCAGGTTATCATCCCCAAAAATTCTTCATTGAAATGTATGCAACTCTAAAACAAGGACTTGCCTGGCATGGAGAAATCAGAAACCGAGCAAAAGATGGCAGCTACTATTGGGTAGCCACTACTATTGCTCCAATCAAAAATGCAGAAGGAAAAATCGAACAATACTTTGCAATTCGAACTGATATTACAAATAGAAAAAAAGCCGAAGAAGAATTGGAATCACATCAATTGGAGTTAGAAGCACAATACAAAGAACTGGAAACAATCAATAGTGAATTGAATACAGTGAAAACACGTTATCTTGATCTCTATGACCTTGCACCGGTTGGCTATTTCAGCACGAATGAAAAGGGAGAGATTGTAGAGGCAAATCTCACATTAGCCACTTCGCTAGGAGTAGATAGAGACTCAATTCTATTGCAACCGATTTTTCCTTTCATTTGCTATCAAGACCATGATAATTTTCATTATCTTCAACAAGAATTACGCCGTTCAAAAAAACAACAATCCTGTGAACTTAGAATGAAAAAAATAGATGGCTCTGAATTCTGGGTAAGATTCGATGCCATGCCTTTTACAGATATCGAAGGAACTCATCTTATAAGAGTAGCTGTAGTAAATATTTCTAGGCGCAAAGAAGTAGAAAAAGAATTGCACCATTATATGAAAGACCTAGAAAGTTTAAACAAAACAAAGGATAAATTTTTTAATATCATAGCGCATGATCTGCGTAATCCGTTCGGTGGAATCATGGGCATTGCCGATCTACTAGAAGAAAAACTTCTAGCCAAAAAGGAGGAAAATTATCCAACTCTTCTGCAATACGCCAAGTTAATCCAAACTTCATCTAGGTCTGCGTTTACCCTTCTAGAAAATTTACTTCTATGGGCAAGATCACAAACGGGTGAAATCAATATTAACCCCCGTAATCTTAACTTACATGCAATGATCTCCTTTACAATTCCCATTGTAAGTGTAAATGCATTCAAAAAGAATATTACGATTGAATCTAGTTTATCAGGAAATCCTATAGTATGCGCAGACGAATTTTGCCTAAGCACGATTTTACGAAATCTTCTGACTAACGCTATAAAATTTACACACCCGAATGGCATAATAACAGTAACCTCCAGAGAGTTGAAAGACTGCATAGAAATTTCGATCAACGATACAGGTATTGGCATGAATTCAAAGACGCTCGAATCCCTTTTCAGAATTGATTCAAAATCAAGTAGAGTAGGAACAAATAATGAAACCGGAACAGGTCTTGGTCTTATCCTTTGTAAGGAATTCGTAGAAAAACAAGGTGGAACTATCACTGCGACGAGTGAAGTAGGATTTGGAAGCACGTTTACTTTTACTTTGCCGCAGGCTCGCTCTCAGAATTCGTAAAGTCTTTTCTCTCGAAGAATTTCTTGTTTGGAATTCTTCCAAATTTGTCATTCGAGTATTCTTTTTTGATTCGATTCAGATAAAACATATCTACCTCACCTTTATTCTTTGCATTTACTTTTCCTCTGTATTCGCAATCAAATCTCTCTTTGATTTCTTCATAAGTTTTAATAGAAATATTGATTCGACCGGGCGTGCCGCTCGACTCCATACGACTTGCTATATTGACTGTGTCCCCCCAGATGTCGTAAGCAAATTTTTTTTCCCCAACGACACCAGCCATCGCAGGACCGGAGTGGATACCAATGCGTAACTCCCAATAAGGAACGTTAGTCGCTTTCTTAGCATCCTTTAATTCATTCATTATTGAGAGAATTTCCAGAGCAGCAAGACAACAATCAACTGCTTTTGTTTTATTCACTTTTGGAATTCCGCCTGCGCACATATAACTGTCGCCTATCGTTTTTAATTTTTCGAGTCCATACAATTCAAGAACATTATCAAACATAGAAAAACATAAATCTAGTTCTTTGATTAATTCATGCGGACTCAAATCCTCTGCAATCTTTGTAAAACCTACAAAGTCAGTAAACATAATCGTTACGTTCTCAAAATAAACAGGCTGAACCGATCCCTTCTCTTTCAATTCTTCTGCAACTAGCTCGGGAAGAATATTTAAAAGTAATTTGTCTGATTTATTCCTCTCCTCCTCTGCTTCCATTTGTGCAATCATAGCAATCTTCTTTTCTATTACAGCTTGCTCCTTTGCTACCTCTGCATGACGTTTGGCTTCCTGTAGTTCAATGAAAAGATTTGATCCGTGGATAATCCCTGCTAGCTGCTCGCCTAAAATGGAAAGCTTCGTAATATCTTCTTTGGATAATGCCAATTCACCTATGTTGTATAAATCGAGAAAACCAATTGGCTCATTTTGTAGAATGAGTGGAATCATGAGTAGATTCTGAGCTTTGACCAATCTAACCAGAAACAATTCCTCTTCATTTAAAATGGATTCTCTTACTCTAGAATAAATTACTTTTCTAGATTTGAATGCGATGGCGTGCGCGCCTCTGGCAGTTTGAATTCTTGTTTCTGTATTAATTACACTCTTTAAATCTTCCTGAGAAATAAAATCAGGAAGAGAATAATCCATTATCTTTAATCTCTGTTTATCCGAGCTAACACTGCTTAGCCCGAAGTGTTGAATATTAAAATTCTTTCCTATATATGCTAACACTTTCTTCATAATGATTTTTATATCGAGGTCTTCGTTTAGACTTTTAATCAGAGAATTTAATTCTTCAATTTCTCTTCTCTGTTTTTCAGTTTGGAACAGCAAATTAACAGTATTCACAACTCCTGCAATCTGAGAACAGAATACATTTATCTTTTTAATATCAGCCTTATTTAATTGCATGGGACTTTCGATATTGGAAAAAGCCATTAGCCCTATCGCCTTGTTACGCATAAGCAAAGGAACTTCTAACAAAGATAGAGATCCAGTAGCATTCATAACTTCACGATCAATTGGAAATTTCAATTTGGCAGAATTTTTCGCAAAGAAGGGATTTTTTCTTTTCCATACGATAGCCGAAATACCTCCATCTTTATCCAAAGGAATTTGCAGTTTCTCCATGAACTGATAGGCGTTATCCGGTATTTTTGTATGACTATAAATTTTAAAAGTCTGTAGATATTGTTCTTTTTCATCCGGCAAATACAACCAAACCGCTGCGATGTTATACTTCTGGTAAACGTATTTCGAAATTTCAATGAATATTTGTTTTAGATCAGAGTAAGAATTGATTACATTTGTAAAATTATTCAAAGCCTCAATATCTTCTTTCGAACTGTTGAGCTCTTTTGTTCTTTCGGTTACTTTTATTTCCAATGACTCGGTGAGTTCTTCTACTTTCTTAAAAGCTTTTGAAAATTTTAAAGATAGAATCATCGCCTGCGTAAATATCATAACGACTAACGCATACGGACTATAAAATCCTGTTTGAATTACTTCCCGTGAATATAGAATATCCTGAACTATAGTAGCGGCTAATACCAAGAAACCAAAGAGAGAAAGAAAGGAATATTCTATTTTCTTCGCAACGGAATACACAAGCGAATAAATCAAATAGATAATACTTAAAAGTAGAATAATTTGATACAACTCAGCAGACTTCGAAAATATTTTTACAGGGGTTAATAATGTAAATAGCATAAAAATAGAAGCAAGGAAATAGGTAAAATATACGATGTATTTATTTTGCCTTGTTTTGATGCTTAGAGTAAAATACTGAATAGCCACAGGAACACTAAAATACATAGAGCCATATTCCAATAGACAATAAAACTTATATCCTAGACTAGGAAAGGTTTCTACAAATAGATATTCACTTGTCGAAATCAACCGGATAAGAACGATTAGGCAGAGCAAAGAAAAGAATAACGGAGAGCCTTCTTTTCTTCGAATCGACCAGATTAATAAATGATATGCCCAGATAATAAAAATTATTCCGATTACAAATAACTCAGTCCCTCGCAATTGATTGACATAAGATTGAACATCACTTGCTCGTCCTAGATAAAGGTGATTCCATAACCCTCCGAGTCGATTGTGGTAATTCGAAACCTGAACGATGATTTCCAATTTGTTCGTCATTGCATGAACAAATCCTATCGAGGGCAAATGCATTGCCTCTGCCTCACTCTCCTCTTTTCCTATGACACCTACAGATTGCGTTAATTTAGCATTAATAAAAATGCGATAGGCGGTTCCCTGATATTCACTTCTGAGAGCCAATACTTCTCCAACTAATTGTTCGGGCAATGAAACCGTTAGGCGATAAGTTGCAAACCCATCTCCACTGAAAGTCTCTGTAGAATTTTTTATAGGATGACCGTTCCAAGAATGTGGAACTTGTATATAGTCTAACGTCTTTCTTAAGAGCTTACCATCTTCGCAAGAAGCTCGAACAGTGTCACAAGTAAAATCATTTGCAGTCAGCAATTCCTTCGAATAGAACTCCCATTCCCCATCAGTTTTTCGAATTTTCTCCTTTCGGATGTCGCCTATCGCCAAAGGATTCCAATCTCTTAAGTCCAAAATTCCTTTGCTTGCAATCGGTGTTTTTTTAGACGCATCGCCACACGAAAGCAGAAAAAGGAAAACAACGACTAGACTTAGAAAAGATTTCATTTGACAATCAATTCTTTCAGCCTTCTAAAAATCAAAACTTTTAATTAATTTTTTATGCGTTGCAAAAAGGAAATCTAGTTTGGTTTTCGGGAAAAAGAGTTTTGCTTGAAGTTCTAAAATGTTGTGTTCAAGGAAATGATTTCCGTAATTTTGTTCTTAGGAAAAAATCTATCATGTATGAAAAACTACCATCCCATATTCACGAAGTCTGGAAAAACCTTTCCAATATGCTAATTGCATTTGGTGAAATGGGAGACAGACTCGACCCAGCAAAAATTAATACTTATGCAGATACATTGATTGTAAAAGCAGAAGAGTTGAAAAAATCTTTAAATGAGTTAGAGCCTACTTTTTCTTTGGAAATAAATTCTACAGAGTATGTGCTGACACAAGCAGCTTCTCAGGCACTCCAAGCAGTGGCGCGTTTTGAAACAGCACGAATCAGACCACATGAAATACTGAAGGCATACCAATCTTTTCGTCCGATGCATCGCTCAGAGGAAATTCTTTACACGCTCTCAGGACGCTTCCAAGAAATCAGTAAACATTTCCTGCATCCATCACAAAAAGAGAATAAAGAACTCTTAGCTCGAATCAGTAACTTGGAAATTGCTAATCAGAATGATTCAAATGCAATGGAGAAAGGTATAATAGAAGTAAACAACAAACGAGGAGAGCATGGAGGCTATTCGTTATATATCCCTGAATACTATAAGAATAATACTAAGTATCCGCTTGTAGTTGCTCTTCACGGCGGGTCAGGTCACGGGGCAGATTTTCTTTGGAGTTGGCTTTACGATGCACGGACGTTTGGATTTATACTAGCTGCACCAACTTCAATAGATAGAACTTGGTCACTTCATTCCATTGCAACAGATGCAAATCGATTAAACAAAATGCTCACAGAAATTTCCACAAAATGGAATATTGATACAAATCATATTTTACTTACAGGTCTCTCGGATGGAGGAACGTATTCAATGCTTCTTTCGATTGCACACCAATCACCCTTTACCCACTATGCGCCGGTAGCAGCGGCTGTGCATGTTCTCCTCAACCGTAGCACGGGAACGATTGCTGCGCCAGTAAAAGACCTTCCTATTTACCAAGTCCATGGTGGTCGGGATTGGATGTTTCCAGTGGCTAGTGCCAGATTAGCCGCTTCCGCCCTTAAAAATGCAGGAGCAAAAATCATATATAAAGAAATTCCTGAGCTTTCTCACAATTATCCGCGTGACGAGAATATAAATATATTGAAATGGTTTTATCCGGAAGGGTTTTAGAAGAGCGGATTGCGTCTATTATATCGCCTACCTCGCCGGAAAACGAGTCATCTTTGGTCGAGAAGGTGATATGCATATAGAATATTTTCCTGTTGGTTCGAATTCAATATTTGAGAATGAATCTTTGGGTATACTTGTTGCTATGCTGCCATTAGCCGTGGAAAGTTTTTTTACTAGCGTCACGGGTGACTACTCCTTATTATCCGACAATTCTTTTCGAGGTTTAAAAAGCGCGTGGTAAAGGATGAGTCCATCAATCGAACTGATGATGATTGTAGACAGGTTCTTAGTGTCGATAGAATCAATGAATACCTTATTCGAAGTGAATGGGAATGATATCCGAAAGAGTTTCGATATCATAAAAGGATTCGTCTAGAAATGCCTTTACTGCTTTTTCGGGATCACTTGAATCAAATCTGAAGTCTTTAAACCTAACTTCTTGCTCGGAAAAAAAATCATATCCATCGAATAGAATTTTATGAGTTTACTTTTCCATGTTTATAGTTTGTGAATGAAATATCCATATCCAAAGAACGAAGATGGACATGAAAGAAGCTGAAATAAAAATCGAAGTAGGCTCACTGGTATATTCAGCTAAGGCTCCGATAAAGATGGCTCCAATAGGAAGAGCGCCTAAAAAGCCAAGAGTATAAACGCTCATTACCCGCCCGCGAAGTTCGTTTGGAATAACCATTTGTAGCATTGCATTTGCCAGATTAAAGACGATCATAAAACCAAATCCGCCAATGAAAAGACCGACGAGCACAAGAGGCAACCACCGAACATAAGAAAAGAAAAATAGCATACAGGGAAAGGAAAAAAGTCCGATCATAAAAAACTTTCCTTTAAAACGAAAGTCTCCGAGAGCGGCGATTGTGAGCGCACCGGCTAACGAGCCTAAGCCCTGACTTGCCTGCATAAAGCCGACTGTAGTTGCATCGCCTTTCAAAATGTTTACAGCCCAGGCAGGCAAAAGCGTTATATAACCAAGTCCAAATACACTCGAAACAAAAATAATGAGTAATAGAATTCGAATTAGCGGATTACGAAACGAAAACAGAATTCCTTCTTTAATATCCGTGTAGGCAGAAAGACGAACAGGCTTTTCTTTTTGCTTCGGAATTCGAATCATCGTAAGCGCAATAATCACCGCCAAAAAAGAAAAACCATTCAATAAAAAACACCAAGCAGCGCCTAATTGAGAGTATGTGATACCGGCAATAGCAGGACCAACCGCCCTGGCTGCATTAAACATGGACGAATTCAACGCGATTGCATTGGTTAAATGCTCTCTGTCCACAAAATCGATTACAATGGACTGTCTAGCCGGCGCATCAAATGCATTCGCAATTCCAAGGGCAAATGCCATTACCACAATATGCCAGGAACTAATTGTTCCAGTAAATGTGAGTAGAGCTAGAATGAATGCAAGTAGCATCATCACAACTTGGGTAATGATTAAAATTGTTTTTCGAGGAAAACGATCTGAAACAACACCGCCGACAAGAGTTAGAAGCGAAGGAGCACCCGAAGCAAAACCAACATATCCCAAAAAAACGGGCGAATGGGTAAGCTCAAAGACTAGATACCCTTGGGCTGTAACTTGCATCCACGTCCCGATGAGGGAAGCAAGTTGACCGACGAACCAGAGTCTATAGTTTCTAAACCGAAATGCTGCAAAGACTTTCAATATACTCTCAGGTTTTATTTTAAAAGTGGAAATACAACTACTTTGTTTAGGATAAATATTTTGAAGAAGACCTTAAAAAAACGCTTTACAATGAGAACAAGTCTCAATAACGTATTCATATGGAAAAATGTCATTGTGCCCGTGTCCCTTTTGATCAAATAGTCAAGCTCGCCCTAAATACTAGCTGTTCTTACGAGCGAATCGCCAAGGATTT
The Leptospiraceae bacterium genome window above contains:
- a CDS encoding mechanosensitive ion channel family protein, yielding MNFEFFQKTFYGNLISDWLIAAVIILSSLVIAKILYWLFKHTIARLTSKTKTRIDDIIVDMMEEPVSLAVILIGFHFAFEVLTVSPAVDSLKGKVFQFLFILNVAWLIERLVNSLFENYLVPLSEETENDLDDIIVPIVQKGTAFTIWALGIIVGLNNAGYDVGAVLAGLGIGGLAFAIAAKDTVSNMFGGLTIFIDKPFVKGDRVKVKGVDGKIHDIGLRTTKLETMDGRRLTIPNSAFIDNPVENISSEPTRKIVQTIKLAHTNNYTKVNEAILFIKGILEKNKNIEKEKSIVSFIAIEDTGFVIQLIYFILPKSSKEIFDTQTDVNSEILTTFEQNWIKLSYNVIPKQ
- the guaA gene encoding glutamine-hydrolyzing GMP synthase, whose amino-acid sequence is MNHSKKLGVVDFGGQYAHLISSRVRRLGAYTEILSNEESLEKYKEYAGLILSGGPNSVYEKDSPQIDSKVLELGIPILGICYGHQLIMKILGGKVESSANREYGPAILEVEDNTPFIVNGFTAKEKIWMSHGDEVVALPSGFKPFGRTDHCRYAGVFNDTKKIYGIQFHPEVTHSEKGLVFLGNFISICGLSNTWSIQQFLEAKISEIKAEAKDNNVFMLISGGVDSTVSYLLLAKALGAERVKGLLIDTGFMRFNEVENLRHKLHDLGVDLLVSDESERFYSALHQKSEPEEKRKIIGQLFIDCKNDVADKFHLAESKWLLGQGTIYPDTIESGGTKHSHKIKTHHNRVQAVLDLMEKGRVLEPIRDLYKDEVRELGTMLGLEKNWVIRHPFPGPGLAVRMLSSHEYHGFNNQEGLEKVISRYPQLHSKILPVQSVGVQGDQRSYSACVVLSDSLADWGKYDEASSLITNLVKGVNRIVLLPFVKDLSKVEFHFSKVELDRSHSDILREVDDIVWNHLVENNLVEAIWQMPVVLVPVGSELGKFSIVLRPVESQEAMTANFYPMDRNVLQALCAKIQKVKNISYVFYDITHKPPGTIEWE
- the queF gene encoding NADPH-dependent 7-cyano-7-deazaguanine reductase QueF; its protein translation is MKKTISSYEGKQASIRDLKTPELETFTNIYKGNDYTIDFTIPEFTAICPKTGLPDFGTIHISYTPNAECIELKSLKEYILFFRNVGIFHENVVNKIYDDFKSAIKPKHLKVFGDFSVRGGIKTTVKRES
- a CDS encoding PAS domain S-box protein, with the translated sequence MHINPSIPILLVEDDEMLSIVTKESLRKFGYSVFTANTATKAIKEIQTNSAISIVLMDIDLGSEMDGIETANIILSQRDIPLIFISSHTDVETVQKKEAINCYGYILKNSAPIILNTTIKMTIKLFEAKQKARETEITLKQSEAHYRFLFEHGNDAILIVDSNSKFADANPAACNLLGYTHDELLNLSIPDTQLPEDLVEQRLRLDELRMKGKAINIRRFRRKDGSIFLGETNALLRPDNFIQATIRDVTDQKNKEELIETFNKRIQKAHVELLQRQFAIDEHAIVAITDIRGTILYVNEKFCEISQYTGEELLGNNHRIINSGYHPQKFFIEMYATLKQGLAWHGEIRNRAKDGSYYWVATTIAPIKNAEGKIEQYFAIRTDITNRKKAEEELESHQLELEAQYKELETINSELNTVKTRYLDLYDLAPVGYFSTNEKGEIVEANLTLATSLGVDRDSILLQPIFPFICYQDHDNFHYLQQELRRSKKQQSCELRMKKIDGSEFWVRFDAMPFTDIEGTHLIRVAVVNISRRKEVEKELHHYMKDLESLNKTKDKFFNIIAHDLRNPFGGIMGIADLLEEKLLAKKEENYPTLLQYAKLIQTSSRSAFTLLENLLLWARSQTGEININPRNLNLHAMISFTIPIVSVNAFKKNITIESSLSGNPIVCADEFCLSTILRNLLTNAIKFTHPNGIITVTSRELKDCIEISINDTGIGMNSKTLESLFRIDSKSSRVGTNNETGTGLGLILCKEFVEKQGGTITATSEVGFGSTFTFTLPQARSQNS
- a CDS encoding adenylate cyclase, whose product is MKSFLSLVVVFLFLLSCGDASKKTPIASKGILDLRDWNPLAIGDIRKEKIRKTDGEWEFYSKELLTANDFTCDTVRASCEDGKLLRKTLDYIQVPHSWNGHPIKNSTETFSGDGFATYRLTVSLPEQLVGEVLALRSEYQGTAYRIFINAKLTQSVGVIGKEESEAEAMHLPSIGFVHAMTNKLEIIVQVSNYHNRLGGLWNHLYLGRASDVQSYVNQLRGTELFVIGIIFIIWAYHLLIWSIRRKEGSPLFFSLLCLIVLIRLISTSEYLFVETFPSLGYKFYCLLEYGSMYFSVPVAIQYFTLSIKTRQNKYIVYFTYFLASIFMLFTLLTPVKIFSKSAELYQIILLLSIIYLIYSLVYSVAKKIEYSFLSLFGFLVLAATIVQDILYSREVIQTGFYSPYALVVMIFTQAMILSLKFSKAFKKVEELTESLEIKVTERTKELNSSKEDIEALNNFTNVINSYSDLKQIFIEISKYVYQKYNIAAVWLYLPDEKEQYLQTFKIYSHTKIPDNAYQFMEKLQIPLDKDGGISAIVWKRKNPFFAKNSAKLKFPIDREVMNATGSLSLLEVPLLMRNKAIGLMAFSNIESPMQLNKADIKKINVFCSQIAGVVNTVNLLFQTEKQRREIEELNSLIKSLNEDLDIKIIMKKVLAYIGKNFNIQHFGLSSVSSDKQRLKIMDYSLPDFISQEDLKSVINTETRIQTARGAHAIAFKSRKVIYSRVRESILNEEELFLVRLVKAQNLLMIPLILQNEPIGFLDLYNIGELALSKEDITKLSILGEQLAGIIHGSNLFIELQEAKRHAEVAKEQAVIEKKIAMIAQMEAEEERNKSDKLLLNILPELVAEELKEKGSVQPVYFENVTIMFTDFVGFTKIAEDLSPHELIKELDLCFSMFDNVLELYGLEKLKTIGDSYMCAGGIPKVNKTKAVDCCLAALEILSIMNELKDAKKATNVPYWELRIGIHSGPAMAGVVGEKKFAYDIWGDTVNIASRMESSGTPGRINISIKTYEEIKERFDCEYRGKVNAKNKGEVDMFYLNRIKKEYSNDKFGRIPNKKFFERKDFTNSESEPAAK